A window of Desulfovibrio oxyclinae DSM 11498 genomic DNA:
AGATGGCGAGACCGAGGCCGCTGCCTCTGCGGGTGCGGCGTAGGGTATCCCCCTGCTCCACTCGGTGGAATCGTTCGAAAATACGTTCTTTTTCGTCTTCGGGAACGCCGCGGCCGGTATCGCGCACCTGAATGACGAGTTGATCGTCTTCGGAGGATGCCTTGAGCTGGACTTGGCCCTTTTCAGTGAATTTGGCCGCGTTGCCGATGAGATTATTAAGCACCTGTTCCAGGCGCTTGGGGTCGGCGTTCATGGTCGGCAGCGATTCGGGGATGTCCCACGTGAACTCCACCTGCCCGTCTTCGGCAAAGAGCCGTTCGCCGCGGCGGGCGGCCACCATCAGCGTTTCTACGGGGTCAATGGCGGAATCGTCCCATTCAAGGCCGCCGGTTTCGAGCTTGGAGAGATCAAGGAAATCACCGACAAGCCGGGTAAGGTGGTTGCCCTCGTCTTCTATGATATCGAGATTCTTGAGAACGCGTTCGGTCAGGGTTCCGTGTTCGTCACAGACGGCTTCGTCCTTTCGCATGCTCAGGATGTCCTTGCGCAGCAGCTTGGTGAAGCCGATGACAGAGGTCAGCGGTGTGCGCAGGTCGTGCGAGACCGTGGTCAGCATGCTGGATTTCATCTTGTCGAGCTGCAGAAGTCTGGCATTGGCCTTTTCCAGCTCGCGGCTTTTGTCCACGAGGGAGGCTGTTCTGGCCTGAACGAGTGCTTCAAGCTCGTTGCTCGTCTTGGCAGCCTTCTGTTCCAGTTCGCGACGACGGGTGATATCCATGAGCATTATCAGGTCAGCGGGCTGGCCGTCCTGCATGACCGTCAGGGAGTGTATCTCCACCCATCCTTCGGAGCCGTCCTTTCTGAGGTGTCGGAAGGTGTAGTTCTCCACGGCGTTGCCTGCCGCACCCTGCTTGACGGCCATCTGTTCCGAAACGAGCCTGCGGTCATCGTCATGCACAAGGGCGAGGATGTCCTCACGATCGAAGGTGAGCATCTCTTTCGATTCGTATCCGAATATTTCGGCAAAGGCATGGTTCACATACTGAAAACGGTTGTCCTGAAGCACGGCAATGCCCAGAGGAGCCTGATCTGTATATATCCGAAAGCGTTCTTCGCTTTCATTCAGATCCTGCCTGGTCTGAAGACGATTGATGGCGTCGCTCAGACGCCTGACCATCTCCTTGAAGAGACTCATTTCGGCCGGTTTCCATATTTTGTCGTGGCTGCACTGATGCAGTCCCACGGCCCACAGATGCCCGTCCGAGGAGCGGAAACACATGACCAGCATACTCCGCACGGAGAAATTTCGCTTGAGCAGCTTGGGGACATCCCATTCCGTGGTAGGATCGGCCGCGAGAGGGCCATCTATGTCCATGAGCTTTTTCTGCATGGCGCTCATGGTGTTGTCCATCACCAGCTTGCGATCAAGCGCCTTGAGGCCGGGAAATTCCATGCTCGTGCGTTCGGCCACGCTTTCCCATTCCACGAGGCTGTCTCCGGCCTGAGCCAGCAGCCATGCGCGGTCTACTCCGAAATACCGTCGCATGTCTTCCATGGCGGAATCCATGACTTTCTCTATGGAACTGGCGGAATGAAGGCTTCGATCCAGCTCTTCCAGTCCCTTGTCGAGCCACTTGCGCTGATTATTGTCCTTTTCCGCCCTTTTCCGGTCCATTATGTCCACCAGCACGGAATCGATTCGGGTCCCGGACTCCATCTCGAACAGCCTGCCCCGCTCCTGCACCCAGCGAACAACACCGTCAGCATGCATTATCCGGTATTCCGCCACGAACTCTCTGGCTTCGGCAGCCGCCTCCTGTATGCGGGCGGCGACTCGATGACGGTCATCAGGCAGTATTATGGAAACGAAATCCCTGCCATTTTTGAGAAATGACTCAGGAGCGTAACCCGCCAGCTTCTGAATGTGTTCGCTCACATAATCCACTGGGCGGCGCTCGTCATATGCCGTGCGCAATATGGCGGCTGGGAGGTTGTCGCTGACGGAATGAAAACCGTGCGCCAACGATTCGGAGCTCGCGAGCTCCTGGCTTTTTCCGGTTCTTGAATAGAAAAGCAACAGCACCAGACAGCATACGAGCAGCAAGAGAAGCATCATGCTGAAGGCCATCGGCCGTCCCGGCAACAGCACCCAAGCAAGCACCGCGAGGAACGCGCACGCTACCGCCGGAAGAAGCCATCGCATCGCTGTATTCATGTCTTCTCACTCCTCTTCGATTCCAGTGCATCATTCATAACAATCTCCAAGGGAAAAGGCTACCTGGAGACTGTTTCATTTTACGATATCAATACATGGACGGACAACCGGCAATCGTGCTACGGGTGAATAGGGACATAGTCCATATGCCAATTCAACTTCATTGGGGAGTCCTGCCGTGAATGATTCCGCTTCGCTAAACGATCACAACATTCTCATGAATCGCGCCCCAGTATTCGATCGGGAAAGCAACATTCAGGGCTATGAGCTGAGTCTGCATGAAGATGACTCCACGCCTACGGGCGCTGCGGAACAACTCTCCGAATTGCTTCGGACATTCGAAGAAGAGCTTTCACAGGACAAGCAGATTCTGCTGGGTATAGACGGGCGACTGGGCGCCATGGCGCTTTCGAACGCAACCGAGCGTCATGTCATCGCGCTTCGTCCGGACGCCTCAACCGAAGAACTGGCAGCGGCCAAAAGATTGCGCGACAGCGGGGCGAAGATCATGGTGCATTACCGGCCGGGATTTCACGAGGCCGACTCCCTGCTTGCAGATGCGGACATCATTCGCCTGTCCATCCGCAACCGCAGCCCCAGAGAGGTCATGGCAGCACAAAAGAATCTCAAGGATGTTCCGGGGATGAGGATGGCTGCGGATATAGACTCATGGGAAGCGTTCGAGGGCACCCGGGCGCTGGGTTTTCAATGGTTCCACGGGCCGTTTTTCACGCGCCCCTACTTCAGCCCCGGCGAACCGGTCAAAACCGGTGCAGTTGCCAAGCTGCAGGTCCTGCGCGAACTCAACATGCCGGACTGCGACCTGATACGGCTTTCCGAAGCCATCTCAACGGATGTGGGCCTGAGCTACAGGCTGTTGTCCTACATCAACTCGGCCGCCTTCAGCCTGCCGAACAAGATCAAGTCAATACAACAGGCCGTTGCACTGCTGGGGCTTGAGGAAACCAAAAAATGGGCCATGGTCGTTTTGATGTCCGGACTGGACGAGAGCGACAAGGGAAGCGAACTCGCCTTCATGGCCCTGCAGCACGCGCGTTTCCTTGAAGACATGGCGTCACTGGAGTCGGTTCCGCACTCTCCCGGAACCATGTTCCTGCTGGGACTTTTTTCGAGACTTGACGCCCTTCTCTCGCACCCCATGCCACAACTGCTGGAGAGGCTTCCGCTGGATGACGAGATAAAACTCGCCCTGTGCGGACGCGAATCGCCTCTGCGCAGCTGGCTGCGGATGCTGGACGCGGTTCAAAGGGAAGACTGGAAAAAGGCCAACGAAATTCTCTGCGGATACGGGGCATGTCTGCCGCAGGCCGCGGCAAGCTATCTACGAGCCTCCACGTGGGCGAATCGCCAATGCTCGGCCATGTCCTGCGCACACGCCCCTGAAGAGGAAAGCGACACGACTCACTGACGCAGCTGCGCCAGACGGAAGATTCCCATCATCTCGAAGACAGCCCGAAAGTTTTCGGAAAGCCCCGAAATATAGATGTGCCTGCCGTCCTCAACGCATTTGGACATTCGCCCCGCCAGCGAGGAAAGCCCTGCCCCGTTGATGGAGGTGTTTTCATCGAAGCTCAGCAGGATATCCCCGTTCGTCGAGCAGGCCTCGTCGAAGGCGCGGTTGAGAACCGGCCCGCTCAGGGCGGTGACGTTGCCGCGCACACGGATATGCGTCTG
This region includes:
- a CDS encoding EAL and HDOD domain-containing protein — protein: MNDSASLNDHNILMNRAPVFDRESNIQGYELSLHEDDSTPTGAAEQLSELLRTFEEELSQDKQILLGIDGRLGAMALSNATERHVIALRPDASTEELAAAKRLRDSGAKIMVHYRPGFHEADSLLADADIIRLSIRNRSPREVMAAQKNLKDVPGMRMAADIDSWEAFEGTRALGFQWFHGPFFTRPYFSPGEPVKTGAVAKLQVLRELNMPDCDLIRLSEAISTDVGLSYRLLSYINSAAFSLPNKIKSIQQAVALLGLEETKKWAMVVLMSGLDESDKGSELAFMALQHARFLEDMASLESVPHSPGTMFLLGLFSRLDALLSHPMPQLLERLPLDDEIKLALCGRESPLRSWLRMLDAVQREDWKKANEILCGYGACLPQAAASYLRASTWANRQCSAMSCAHAPEEESDTTH
- a CDS encoding PAS domain-containing protein; protein product: MNTAMRWLLPAVACAFLAVLAWVLLPGRPMAFSMMLLLLLVCCLVLLLFYSRTGKSQELASSESLAHGFHSVSDNLPAAILRTAYDERRPVDYVSEHIQKLAGYAPESFLKNGRDFVSIILPDDRHRVAARIQEAAAEAREFVAEYRIMHADGVVRWVQERGRLFEMESGTRIDSVLVDIMDRKRAEKDNNQRKWLDKGLEELDRSLHSASSIEKVMDSAMEDMRRYFGVDRAWLLAQAGDSLVEWESVAERTSMEFPGLKALDRKLVMDNTMSAMQKKLMDIDGPLAADPTTEWDVPKLLKRNFSVRSMLVMCFRSSDGHLWAVGLHQCSHDKIWKPAEMSLFKEMVRRLSDAINRLQTRQDLNESEERFRIYTDQAPLGIAVLQDNRFQYVNHAFAEIFGYESKEMLTFDREDILALVHDDDRRLVSEQMAVKQGAAGNAVENYTFRHLRKDGSEGWVEIHSLTVMQDGQPADLIMLMDITRRRELEQKAAKTSNELEALVQARTASLVDKSRELEKANARLLQLDKMKSSMLTTVSHDLRTPLTSVIGFTKLLRKDILSMRKDEAVCDEHGTLTERVLKNLDIIEDEGNHLTRLVGDFLDLSKLETGGLEWDDSAIDPVETLMVAARRGERLFAEDGQVEFTWDIPESLPTMNADPKRLEQVLNNLIGNAAKFTEKGQVQLKASSEDDQLVIQVRDTGRGVPEDEKERIFERFHRVEQGDTLRRTRRGSGLGLAICREIVDHYNGTMEVSSTLGRGSTFTVRLPV